In the bacterium genome, one interval contains:
- a CDS encoding divergent polysaccharide deacetylase family protein — MGGRRSARKRLMHPLIVFALGIVLGAAFATGYLVAKREHAVRTTRAPIAARPPAVQPTPRPATPPAPRQEHPQPAPAPQPPTQNPEVSRAPAVIPGPAGGRSGRPRVAIIFDDAGYGLKAAREIESIGRPVTISVLPHLPYSSLIAEEAPGRGVQVILHLPMEPDNDAIPLGEGGIKVAMSDENIRRTVAADIASVPNAVGANNHMGSLGTADARVMRAVLEEMHVRHLFFVDSVTSRHSVAARVAREMGVPTAARAVFLDNQDDEEYVRGQFRTLITIAQTRGQAVAIGHVGKVTARVLVSLLPEFDEAGIQLVRVSDLVH, encoded by the coding sequence ATGGGCGGTCGGCGTTCGGCGCGGAAGCGATTGATGCATCCGCTGATCGTGTTCGCGCTCGGGATCGTGCTGGGGGCCGCTTTCGCGACCGGCTACCTCGTGGCAAAGCGCGAGCACGCCGTCCGCACGACCAGGGCGCCCATCGCCGCCCGGCCCCCGGCTGTCCAGCCCACCCCCAGGCCGGCAACTCCTCCGGCTCCCCGCCAGGAGCATCCCCAGCCGGCGCCGGCGCCTCAGCCGCCGACTCAAAATCCTGAGGTCTCGCGGGCGCCTGCGGTCATCCCCGGTCCGGCGGGCGGCAGATCGGGCCGTCCCCGCGTGGCGATCATCTTCGACGATGCGGGGTACGGCCTCAAGGCGGCCCGAGAGATCGAGTCGATCGGCCGGCCGGTCACGATCTCGGTCCTCCCCCATCTCCCCTACTCGAGCCTGATCGCAGAGGAGGCGCCCGGCCGCGGGGTTCAAGTGATCCTGCACCTCCCCATGGAACCCGACAACGACGCGATCCCATTGGGCGAAGGCGGGATCAAGGTCGCCATGAGCGATGAGAACATCCGGCGGACGGTCGCGGCAGACATCGCGTCCGTCCCCAACGCGGTGGGCGCGAACAACCACATGGGATCGCTCGGCACCGCGGACGCCCGCGTGATGCGCGCTGTGCTGGAGGAGATGCACGTGCGGCATCTCTTTTTCGTGGACAGTGTGACCTCACGCCATTCCGTGGCCGCCCGTGTCGCGCGCGAGATGGGCGTCCCGACGGCCGCGCGCGCGGTCTTCCTGGACAACCAAGACGACGAGGAGTACGTACGGGGTCAGTTCAGGACGCTGATAACGATTGCGCAAACTCGAGGCCAGGCGGTGGCGATCGGGCACGTCGGCAAAGTCACCGCCAGAGTCCTCGTGTCGCTGCTGCCGGAGTTCGACGAAGCCGGGATCCAACTCGTCCGGGTCTCCGACCTGGTCCACTGA
- a CDS encoding N-acetylmuramoyl-L-alanine amidase, translated as MCRSAAGRQAGIPLVSAYRWKHQAGFDAASIDAADAAFEVDRTVQISSSARRTLALVALVSLGLVALGAHAPGATAQSTHLRVIANGSVVPLAGTVVIQNGTIMAPYPGLFEPLGIRASWNPRERTLSLLSPAGDEMLLRAGDPYVAVNGERRPVPIPLVAVFDRVLIPVQWVFETLGDVTAYDPGDHTLVISPQITGITWRGTNAGLEVSIDATGPLHPTTGPHDPEHLVLDFPGAVAKSTEQTLDVHEGTLTSIRIARVLSSGTRVAFTFAAPTEYRLVTQVPGRRVVVALGAKAAPPPSSTSYQPSAQKISDVIYQHVDGGGRIVVVGTHPVQAAQRILHNPERVVIDIPDAVFLPVKKFLDVDDGLVAQVRAAQFHRNPNIVRIVIELARPSPFAVRPGAETGQFLVELGAAIGGGVGRPVATGPRGPVVVAVDAGHGGSDPGAIGPAGVKEKDVVLAIALALRALLAQQHFDVVMIRDADVFVPLEDRAQIAFRGGATLFVSVHANASTDVNATGIQTFYSNPASQPFAQVVLDEAGRAAGLAARGTTQALFKVLVDTDRIPSILVETAFITNAREEQMLRDPQIQQAMAQGILKGIQRYVATPQAAAP; from the coding sequence GTGTGCCGGTCCGCCGCCGGGAGGCAGGCAGGAATCCCTCTCGTCTCCGCGTATAGGTGGAAGCACCAGGCGGGGTTCGACGCGGCATCGATCGACGCAGCAGACGCAGCCTTCGAGGTGGACCGGACCGTGCAGATTTCGTCCTCGGCCCGCAGGACGCTGGCTCTCGTTGCCCTCGTCTCCCTGGGACTTGTGGCGCTCGGTGCGCACGCGCCCGGCGCGACCGCTCAGTCCACCCACCTCCGGGTCATCGCGAACGGATCGGTCGTCCCCCTAGCCGGAACCGTGGTCATCCAGAATGGAACGATCATGGCCCCGTACCCGGGCTTGTTCGAGCCCCTCGGCATCCGCGCGTCGTGGAACCCCCGGGAGCGAACCCTCAGCCTGTTGAGCCCCGCGGGTGACGAGATGCTCCTGCGGGCCGGCGATCCCTACGTCGCCGTCAATGGCGAGCGGCGGCCCGTCCCGATCCCGCTGGTCGCCGTCTTCGACAGAGTCCTGATCCCGGTCCAGTGGGTGTTTGAAACATTGGGCGATGTGACCGCGTATGATCCCGGGGATCACACGCTCGTGATCAGCCCGCAGATTACCGGGATCACCTGGCGGGGAACCAACGCGGGCCTGGAAGTCTCGATCGACGCGACGGGACCGCTCCACCCGACGACCGGTCCCCACGACCCGGAGCACCTCGTCCTCGATTTTCCGGGCGCCGTGGCGAAATCAACGGAGCAGACCCTCGACGTCCACGAAGGGACGCTGACCTCGATTAGGATCGCCCGGGTGCTCTCATCGGGAACCCGCGTGGCGTTCACCTTTGCCGCTCCCACCGAATATCGACTGGTGACCCAGGTTCCCGGACGCCGGGTCGTCGTGGCGCTCGGGGCCAAAGCCGCCCCCCCTCCTTCATCCACGAGTTACCAGCCCAGCGCGCAGAAGATCTCGGACGTCATCTACCAGCATGTGGACGGAGGGGGCCGGATCGTCGTCGTGGGCACCCATCCCGTCCAGGCCGCGCAGCGGATCCTGCATAACCCGGAGCGAGTCGTGATCGATATCCCCGACGCGGTGTTCCTGCCGGTCAAGAAGTTCCTCGATGTAGACGACGGGCTCGTCGCCCAGGTGCGGGCCGCGCAGTTCCACCGGAACCCCAACATCGTGCGCATCGTCATCGAGCTGGCCCGACCGTCGCCGTTCGCCGTTCGTCCCGGCGCTGAAACCGGGCAGTTCTTGGTGGAGCTGGGCGCGGCGATCGGAGGAGGGGTTGGACGGCCGGTCGCCACCGGACCGCGCGGGCCGGTCGTGGTGGCGGTAGACGCGGGCCACGGCGGGAGCGATCCCGGGGCGATTGGGCCGGCGGGCGTCAAGGAGAAGGACGTGGTGCTGGCGATCGCGCTGGCCCTCCGAGCGCTGCTCGCCCAACAGCACTTTGATGTCGTGATGATCCGAGACGCCGACGTGTTTGTGCCGCTCGAGGACCGCGCGCAGATCGCGTTCCGCGGGGGGGCCACCCTCTTCGTGAGCGTCCATGCCAACGCCTCGACCGACGTGAACGCCACCGGCATCCAGACCTTTTATTCGAATCCGGCGAGCCAGCCGTTCGCGCAGGTCGTCCTCGATGAAGCCGGCCGGGCGGCGGGCCTGGCCGCGCGGGGGACCACGCAGGCCCTGTTCAAAGTCCTCGTCGACACGGACCGGATCCCGTCGATCTTGGTCGAAACGGCGTTCATCACCAACGCGCGGGAAGAACAGATGCTCCGCGACCCGCAAATCCAGCAGGCGATGGCGCAGGGCATCCTGAAGGGCATCCAACGATACGTCGCCACGCCACAGGCAGCGGCGCCGTAA